Proteins from a genomic interval of Rattus norvegicus strain BN/NHsdMcwi chromosome 2, GRCr8, whole genome shotgun sequence:
- the Gstm4 gene encoding glutathione S-transferase Mu 4 isoform X1 has translation MPMTLGYWDIRGLPYLIDGSHKITQSNAILRYIARKHNLCGETEEEKIRVDILENQAMDVSNQLARVCYSPDFENLKAEYLEQLPGMMELFSQFLGKQTWFVGEKITFVDFLAYDILDLHLIFEPKCLDAFPNLKDFVARFEGLKKISVYMKTSRFLRTPLYTRVATWGNK, from the exons ATGCCTATGACACTGGGTTACTGGGACATCCGTGGG CTGCCCTACTTAATCGATGGGTCACACAAGATCACCCAGAGCAATGCCATCCTGCGCTATATTGCCCGAAAGCACAACCTGT GTGgggagacagaagaagagaagaTTCGTGTGGACATTTTGGAGAACCAGGCTATGGATGTCTCCAATCAGCTGGCTAGAGTCTGTTACAGCCCAGACTTT gaGAACCTGAAGGCGGAATATTTGGAGCAGCTCCCTGGGATGATGGAGCTCTTCTCACAGTTCCTGGGGAAGCAGACGTGGTTCGTTGGTGAAAAG ATTACTTTTGTAGATTTCCTTGCTTATGATATCCTGGACCTGCACCTTATATTCGAACCCAAGTGCCTGGATGCCTTCCCAAACCTGAAGGACTTTGTGGCCCGCTTCGAG GGACTGAAGAAGATCTCTGTTTACATGAAGACCAGCCGCTTCCTCCGGACACCCCTATATACAAGGGTGGCTACTTGGGGCAATAAGTAG
- the Gstm4 gene encoding glutathione S-transferase Mu 4 isoform X2, which translates to MPMTLGYWDIRGLAHAIRLLLEYTDSSYEEKRYTMGDGGETEEEKIRVDILENQAMDVSNQLARVCYSPDFENLKAEYLEQLPGMMELFSQFLGKQTWFVGEKITFVDFLAYDILDLHLIFEPKCLDAFPNLKDFVARFEGLKKISVYMKTSRFLRTPLYTRVATWGNK; encoded by the exons ATGCCTATGACACTGGGTTACTGGGACATCCGTGGG CTGGCTCATGCTATTCGATTACTCCTGGAATACACAGACTCAAGCTATGAGGAGAAGAGATACACCATGGGCGACG GTGgggagacagaagaagagaagaTTCGTGTGGACATTTTGGAGAACCAGGCTATGGATGTCTCCAATCAGCTGGCTAGAGTCTGTTACAGCCCAGACTTT gaGAACCTGAAGGCGGAATATTTGGAGCAGCTCCCTGGGATGATGGAGCTCTTCTCACAGTTCCTGGGGAAGCAGACGTGGTTCGTTGGTGAAAAG ATTACTTTTGTAGATTTCCTTGCTTATGATATCCTGGACCTGCACCTTATATTCGAACCCAAGTGCCTGGATGCCTTCCCAAACCTGAAGGACTTTGTGGCCCGCTTCGAG GGACTGAAGAAGATCTCTGTTTACATGAAGACCAGCCGCTTCCTCCGGACACCCCTATATACAAGGGTGGCTACTTGGGGCAATAAGTAG
- the Gstm4 gene encoding glutathione S-transferase Mu 4 → MPMTLGYWDIRGLAHAIRLLLEYTDSSYEEKRYTMGDAPDYDRSQWLSEKFKLGLDFPNLPYLIDGSHKITQSNAILRYIARKHNLCGETEEEKIRVDILENQAMDVSNQLARVCYSPDFENLKAEYLEQLPGMMELFSQFLGKQTWFVGEKITFVDFLAYDILDLHLIFEPKCLDAFPNLKDFVARFEGLKKISVYMKTSRFLRTPLYTRVATWGNK, encoded by the exons ATGCCTATGACACTGGGTTACTGGGACATCCGTGGG CTGGCTCATGCTATTCGATTACTCCTGGAATACACAGACTCAAGCTATGAGGAGAAGAGATACACCATGGGCGACG CTCCTGACTATGACAGAAGCCAGTGGCTGAGTGAGAAGTTCAAACTGGGCCTGGACTTCCCCAAT CTGCCCTACTTAATCGATGGGTCACACAAGATCACCCAGAGCAATGCCATCCTGCGCTATATTGCCCGAAAGCACAACCTGT GTGgggagacagaagaagagaagaTTCGTGTGGACATTTTGGAGAACCAGGCTATGGATGTCTCCAATCAGCTGGCTAGAGTCTGTTACAGCCCAGACTTT gaGAACCTGAAGGCGGAATATTTGGAGCAGCTCCCTGGGATGATGGAGCTCTTCTCACAGTTCCTGGGGAAGCAGACGTGGTTCGTTGGTGAAAAG ATTACTTTTGTAGATTTCCTTGCTTATGATATCCTGGACCTGCACCTTATATTCGAACCCAAGTGCCTGGATGCCTTCCCAAACCTGAAGGACTTTGTGGCCCGCTTCGAG GGACTGAAGAAGATCTCTGTTTACATGAAGACCAGCCGCTTCCTCCGGACACCCCTATATACAAGGGTGGCTACTTGGGGCAATAAGTAG
- the Gstm4 gene encoding glutathione S-transferase Mu 4 isoform X5 gives MDVSNQLARVCYSPDFENLKAEYLEQLPGMMELFSQFLGKQTWFVGEKITFVDFLAYDILDLHLIFEPKCLDAFPNLKDFVARFEGLKKISVYMKTSRFLRTPLYTRVATWGNK, from the exons ATGGATGTCTCCAATCAGCTGGCTAGAGTCTGTTACAGCCCAGACTTT gaGAACCTGAAGGCGGAATATTTGGAGCAGCTCCCTGGGATGATGGAGCTCTTCTCACAGTTCCTGGGGAAGCAGACGTGGTTCGTTGGTGAAAAG ATTACTTTTGTAGATTTCCTTGCTTATGATATCCTGGACCTGCACCTTATATTCGAACCCAAGTGCCTGGATGCCTTCCCAAACCTGAAGGACTTTGTGGCCCGCTTCGAG GGACTGAAGAAGATCTCTGTTTACATGAAGACCAGCCGCTTCCTCCGGACACCCCTATATACAAGGGTGGCTACTTGGGGCAATAAGTAG
- the Gstm4 gene encoding glutathione S-transferase Mu 4 isoform X3, whose translation MPMTLGYWDIRGLAHAIRLLLEYTDSSYEEKRYTMGDAPDYDRSQWLSEKFKLGLDFPNLPYLIDGSHKITQSNAILRYIARKHNLCGETEEEKIRVDILENQAMDVSNQLARVCYSPDFVSLVHLPPYAGPGEPEGGIFGAAPWDDGALLTVPGEADVVRW comes from the exons ATGCCTATGACACTGGGTTACTGGGACATCCGTGGG CTGGCTCATGCTATTCGATTACTCCTGGAATACACAGACTCAAGCTATGAGGAGAAGAGATACACCATGGGCGACG CTCCTGACTATGACAGAAGCCAGTGGCTGAGTGAGAAGTTCAAACTGGGCCTGGACTTCCCCAAT CTGCCCTACTTAATCGATGGGTCACACAAGATCACCCAGAGCAATGCCATCCTGCGCTATATTGCCCGAAAGCACAACCTGT GTGgggagacagaagaagagaagaTTCGTGTGGACATTTTGGAGAACCAGGCTATGGATGTCTCCAATCAGCTGGCTAGAGTCTGTTACAGCCCAGACTTTGTGAGTCTCGTCCATCTCCCACCCTATGCTGGACCAG gaGAACCTGAAGGCGGAATATTTGGAGCAGCTCCCTGGGATGATGGAGCTCTTCTCACAGTTCCTGGGGAAGCAGACGTGGTTCGTTGGTGA
- the Gstm4 gene encoding glutathione S-transferase Mu 4 isoform X6 has translation MPMTLGYWDIRGLAHAIRLLLEYTDSSYEEKRYTMGDGGETEEEKIRVDILENQAMDVSNQLARVCYSPDFVSLVHLPPYAGPGEPEGGIFGAAPWDDGALLTVPGEADVVRW, from the exons ATGCCTATGACACTGGGTTACTGGGACATCCGTGGG CTGGCTCATGCTATTCGATTACTCCTGGAATACACAGACTCAAGCTATGAGGAGAAGAGATACACCATGGGCGACG GTGgggagacagaagaagagaagaTTCGTGTGGACATTTTGGAGAACCAGGCTATGGATGTCTCCAATCAGCTGGCTAGAGTCTGTTACAGCCCAGACTTTGTGAGTCTCGTCCATCTCCCACCCTATGCTGGACCAG gaGAACCTGAAGGCGGAATATTTGGAGCAGCTCCCTGGGATGATGGAGCTCTTCTCACAGTTCCTGGGGAAGCAGACGTGGTTCGTTGGTGA